One Bremerella sp. JC817 genomic window carries:
- a CDS encoding Rieske (2Fe-2S) protein produces the protein MSRFVSLAKLSDLPEHGGKLVIVDEAWIGLFKTDEGIFAIDAMCPHAGANLAKGNVCDGAVACPVHHWRFRLTDGKYLDADIDRFNARTYHVHVEQDTVSVELSFEPKSIRLI, from the coding sequence GTGTCGCGATTCGTTTCCTTGGCGAAGCTTTCCGACCTGCCAGAACATGGCGGAAAGCTCGTGATCGTCGACGAAGCGTGGATTGGCCTCTTTAAAACTGACGAGGGAATCTTCGCCATTGACGCGATGTGCCCTCATGCCGGAGCGAATCTTGCCAAGGGCAACGTCTGCGATGGAGCGGTTGCCTGTCCGGTGCATCACTGGCGATTTCGCCTGACCGATGGCAAATATCTGGATGCGGACATCGATCGCTTCAATGCCCGCACTTACCATGTCCATGTCGAGCAGGACACGGTTTCTGTAGAACTTAGCTTCGAGCCGAAGTCGATCCGGCTGATCTAG
- a CDS encoding SMP-30/gluconolactonase/LRE family protein — MQTYQAKCVLDIQATLGEGPSWDAATHSLLWVDIENSKVNRFDPATGKNESWTVEKECSFAIASTSGDIIVGTRDGIVRLNPATGEIVKVANPETNGATTRFNDAKCDPRGRLFAGTISDTRTPGDANCYRFDSQFHYETVVPGVVNSNGLCWSPDHTVFYYIDTATRKVDAFDYDIETGAICNRRTVVDIPESMGIGKPDGMTIDAEGMLWTGMWGGASVCRWNPATGELIGKIEMPCPNVTSCCFGGEKLDQLYITTPRKGLDADQLAKYPHAGGLFLCEPGVSGAVTTPFAG; from the coding sequence ATGCAGACCTACCAGGCAAAGTGCGTACTTGATATTCAGGCAACTCTGGGGGAAGGACCTTCCTGGGATGCCGCCACCCACTCCCTCTTGTGGGTCGATATCGAGAATAGCAAGGTGAATCGCTTCGATCCTGCGACCGGCAAAAACGAGTCGTGGACCGTCGAAAAGGAGTGCAGTTTCGCGATTGCTTCGACCAGCGGCGACATTATCGTCGGTACTCGTGATGGGATCGTGCGGCTTAATCCTGCCACCGGTGAGATCGTGAAGGTTGCAAATCCTGAGACCAACGGAGCCACCACCCGGTTCAACGACGCTAAATGCGATCCGCGTGGAAGGCTATTTGCCGGGACGATTTCTGACACGCGAACCCCTGGCGATGCCAATTGCTACCGCTTCGACAGCCAGTTCCATTACGAAACAGTCGTTCCCGGCGTCGTGAACAGCAACGGCCTTTGCTGGTCGCCTGATCACACCGTTTTCTATTACATCGATACGGCAACGCGGAAAGTCGACGCGTTCGACTACGACATCGAAACCGGGGCAATCTGCAATCGTCGAACTGTTGTCGATATACCCGAGTCGATGGGGATTGGTAAACCAGATGGCATGACCATTGATGCCGAGGGGATGTTATGGACCGGAATGTGGGGCGGAGCTTCCGTTTGCCGCTGGAACCCGGCCACTGGCGAATTGATCGGTAAGATTGAGATGCCCTGCCCGAACGTCACTTCGTGCTGCTTTGGTGGCGAAAAGCTCGATCAGCTCTACATCACGACCCCGCGCAAGGGACTCGATGCCGATCAGTTGGCGAAATATCCCCATGCCGGCGGGCTTTTCCTATGCGAGCCTGGCGTCAGCGGGGCAGTGACGACGCCATTCGCTGGCTAA
- a CDS encoding 3'(2'),5'-bisphosphate nucleotidase: MADSQYSQELRVAIQAVVEASKICRHIQSTEDFAELSKNDRSPVTVADFGSQAVVCKAIHEAFPEDPMIAEEDSAALRLPDQISVLNRVVKEVGKVVPDATQEQVLGWIDQGISRDPAPRTWTLDPIDGTKGFLRKEQYAIALALLVDGQVKVAALACPNLGTIESDEVGFLFTAIRGEGAYVSPLSDPNDRTRISTSGCIFTRDARFCESVESGHSDHSWSSEIAQSLGMTRDSVRLDSQAKYAVVARGEAEIYLRLPTKPGYVEKIWDHAAGCLVIEEAGGTVTDVHGYPLDFSRGALLSENQGIIATNGTLHEAVVTAVKKCNENS; encoded by the coding sequence ATGGCCGATAGCCAGTACTCCCAAGAACTTCGGGTCGCCATTCAGGCAGTTGTCGAAGCCAGCAAAATCTGCCGTCACATTCAATCGACGGAAGATTTTGCGGAACTGTCGAAGAATGACCGCAGTCCTGTGACCGTGGCCGACTTTGGCAGCCAAGCCGTGGTTTGTAAGGCAATTCATGAAGCCTTCCCGGAAGATCCGATGATCGCCGAAGAAGATTCGGCGGCGCTGCGTTTGCCCGATCAGATTTCGGTACTAAATAGGGTCGTCAAAGAAGTGGGTAAGGTCGTTCCAGACGCCACCCAAGAGCAGGTCCTTGGCTGGATCGATCAAGGGATCTCTCGCGATCCGGCTCCCCGGACCTGGACGCTCGATCCGATCGACGGCACGAAAGGCTTCCTTCGCAAGGAACAGTACGCGATCGCCCTGGCCCTGCTGGTCGACGGTCAGGTGAAAGTGGCGGCGCTGGCTTGCCCGAACTTGGGGACGATCGAAAGCGATGAGGTGGGCTTCCTCTTCACCGCGATCCGCGGCGAAGGGGCTTACGTTTCTCCACTTTCCGATCCGAACGATCGCACACGCATCTCGACCTCAGGCTGCATCTTTACGCGTGACGCTCGCTTCTGCGAATCGGTCGAGTCAGGCCATAGCGATCACAGCTGGTCGTCCGAAATCGCCCAGTCGCTCGGCATGACGCGAGATTCGGTTCGCCTCGACAGCCAGGCCAAGTATGCCGTAGTAGCACGTGGCGAAGCCGAGATCTATTTGCGTTTGCCCACCAAGCCAGGCTACGTTGAGAAGATCTGGGATCACGCGGCCGGCTGCCTGGTGATTGAAGAAGCAGGCGGCACGGTTACCGACGTGCATGGCTACCCGCTCGACTTCTCGCGGGGTGCGCTGCTTTCCGAGAACCAGGGAATCATCGCGACCAACGGCACGCTGCACGAAGCTGTCGTGACTGCCGTGAAGAAGTGCAACGAAAACAGCTAG